In Corynebacterium ulcerans, one genomic interval encodes:
- the thrB gene encoding homoserine kinase, giving the protein MSIELEVGKKVSVTVPASSANLGPGFDTLGLAVSLYDTVEVEVVASGLSVEVFGEGQGELPLDGSHLVVKALRAGLKAADAHAPGLKVVCHNSIPQSRGLGSSAAAAVAGVCAANGLAGCPLSDEQLVQLSSAFEGHPDNAAASVLGQAVVSWTEIPVDGKTEPQYRAVTIPVAESIMATALVPNFHASTEAVRRVLPTDVTHLDARFNVSRCAVMTVALQHHPELLWEGTRDRLHQPYRADVLPVTAEWVNRLRNKGYAAYLSGAGPTVMVLSTEPVDESVLNDAREAGLRVLPLEVAQPVSVTVS; this is encoded by the coding sequence ATGAGTATTGAGCTTGAAGTAGGCAAAAAGGTCTCGGTCACCGTCCCAGCCTCCTCCGCCAACCTAGGTCCTGGTTTTGACACATTAGGGCTGGCAGTGTCGCTGTATGACACGGTTGAGGTGGAAGTTGTCGCCTCAGGTCTGAGCGTGGAAGTCTTTGGCGAGGGGCAGGGGGAGCTGCCATTAGACGGTTCTCACCTCGTGGTGAAAGCACTGCGTGCTGGGCTTAAGGCAGCGGATGCGCACGCTCCCGGGCTGAAGGTGGTGTGTCATAATTCCATTCCACAGTCTCGTGGTCTGGGTTCTTCCGCAGCTGCCGCAGTAGCTGGTGTGTGCGCTGCTAATGGCTTAGCCGGTTGTCCTTTAAGCGATGAACAGTTGGTACAGCTGTCGTCTGCTTTTGAAGGTCATCCAGATAATGCGGCGGCGTCTGTGCTAGGGCAGGCTGTGGTCTCATGGACTGAGATTCCGGTAGATGGTAAAACAGAGCCTCAGTATAGGGCGGTTACTATCCCTGTTGCCGAGTCGATTATGGCGACTGCGCTTGTGCCAAACTTTCATGCGTCGACAGAGGCTGTCCGCCGCGTTCTTCCTACGGATGTGACTCACTTGGACGCACGATTCAATGTGTCCAGGTGTGCGGTGATGACTGTCGCTTTGCAGCATCACCCAGAGCTCTTGTGGGAGGGGACACGCGACAGATTGCATCAGCCCTATCGTGCCGACGTATTGCCCGTAACTGCAGAGTGGGTTAATCGGCTGCGCAATAAGGGGTACGCTGCGTATCTTTCGGGCGCGGGCCCGACCGTAATGGTGCTATCCACAGAGCCGGTCGATGAGTCTGTGCTTAACGACGCCCGTGAGGCCGGCTTGCGCGTGCTCCCTCTGGAGGTTGCTCAGCCGGTGTCCGTCACTGTTTCCTAG
- a CDS encoding long-chain fatty-acid--CoA ligase has translation MLSTMQPIPLNLAQILTYGSKIHAETKVSTFEGDAMQETTFAEIAARAAALAHALHDELGITADQRIASMMYNCAEHLETLFAVGCMGAVFNPLNKQLMNDQIRHIINHAEDQVIVADQRLAKQLGTILNEGCPSVRSVIFIGRDDIAAAARFIPNNITCYSYEALLDGRSTIYDWPVIEENNAVAICYSTGTTGAPKGVVYSHRALYLQCMNLRTTDSLAVTHGQSFLCCVPLYHILSWCVPVAAFMSGTPLVFPGADVSGPSLAKIIATALPRVAHGVPTLWIQLMVHYMRHSPERMSLQEIYVGGSAVPPILIKLWEERYGVDVVHIWGMTETLGIGTVARPPSGVSGETRRSYRVSQGRFPASLEYRVVSDGEVMSATDRNQGEIQVRGNWVTTRYYHSHSEEGTGPASMFRDHHVEDAPGQFTSDGWLRTGDVGSVTRDGFLTIHDRARDVIRSGGEWIYSAMLENEIMAAAVVVEAAVIGYPDPKWGERPLAVTVVSPDIPRNHETAERLRSRLRDTFPNWMVPEYWAFVDSIDKTSVGKFDKIDLRKHVADGDYEIISLLGPGHSDEDSPQ, from the coding sequence ATGCTCAGTACGATGCAGCCTATTCCGCTTAACCTTGCTCAAATCCTCACCTATGGATCAAAGATTCATGCCGAAACTAAAGTGTCCACATTTGAGGGCGACGCTATGCAAGAAACCACCTTTGCTGAGATTGCGGCTCGCGCTGCAGCCCTTGCACACGCCCTCCACGATGAACTGGGGATTACCGCTGACCAACGCATAGCATCAATGATGTATAACTGCGCAGAGCATCTAGAGACACTCTTCGCAGTGGGCTGCATGGGAGCTGTCTTTAATCCGCTCAACAAGCAACTGATGAACGATCAAATTCGCCATATCATCAACCATGCAGAAGATCAGGTTATTGTCGCCGATCAACGGCTAGCCAAACAGTTAGGCACTATTTTGAACGAAGGCTGCCCCTCAGTCCGTTCAGTAATTTTTATCGGCCGTGATGATATTGCAGCAGCAGCGCGCTTTATCCCTAATAACATCACATGCTACTCCTACGAAGCCCTTTTAGATGGCCGAAGTACAATTTATGATTGGCCAGTCATCGAAGAAAATAATGCGGTTGCCATCTGTTACTCCACCGGTACCACTGGAGCCCCCAAAGGAGTTGTTTACTCCCACCGTGCCCTTTACTTGCAATGCATGAATCTACGAACGACAGATTCTTTAGCAGTTACGCACGGACAATCGTTCCTCTGTTGTGTGCCGCTTTATCACATCCTAAGCTGGTGTGTTCCTGTCGCTGCTTTTATGTCCGGAACGCCATTAGTGTTCCCTGGCGCAGATGTATCCGGTCCTTCTCTAGCAAAGATCATTGCCACAGCTCTTCCTCGAGTCGCGCATGGAGTGCCAACTCTGTGGATTCAGCTCATGGTGCACTATATGCGCCATTCTCCAGAGCGCATGAGTTTACAAGAGATCTATGTTGGAGGATCCGCAGTGCCTCCTATTCTGATCAAATTGTGGGAAGAACGCTACGGCGTTGATGTAGTGCATATCTGGGGAATGACAGAAACACTCGGCATAGGGACAGTTGCGCGCCCGCCATCAGGTGTTTCTGGCGAAACGCGGCGAAGTTATCGAGTAAGTCAGGGTCGCTTCCCTGCTTCCTTGGAATATCGCGTTGTTAGCGATGGCGAAGTTATGAGCGCTACCGACCGCAACCAGGGAGAAATCCAGGTGCGCGGAAATTGGGTGACAACCCGTTATTATCATTCACATTCTGAAGAAGGCACAGGTCCCGCTTCAATGTTCCGCGACCACCACGTGGAAGACGCCCCCGGGCAATTTACTTCCGATGGTTGGTTACGTACTGGTGACGTAGGTTCCGTAACCCGAGACGGCTTCCTCACCATTCATGACAGAGCTAGGGATGTTATTCGATCAGGCGGCGAGTGGATTTACTCCGCAATGCTCGAAAATGAAATTATGGCAGCAGCCGTGGTTGTCGAAGCCGCAGTAATCGGCTACCCAGACCCCAAGTGGGGCGAACGCCCCCTCGCTGTCACTGTGGTCTCCCCAGACATTCCCCGCAATCACGAAACAGCAGAACGCCTCCGCTCACGACTCCGCGATACCTTCCCTAACTGGATGGTCCCGGAATATTGGGCCTTCGTTGACTCCATCGATAAAACTTCCGTAGGCAAGTTTGACAAAATCGACCTACGGAAGCACGTTGCCGACGGTGATTATGAAATCATCTCACTGCTCGGTCCAGGTCATTCCGATGAGGATTCTCCTCAATAA
- the prfA gene encoding peptide chain release factor 1 — MAQVSAVDDIVSEYQGIEAQMADPETMGDQMLFRKLSKRYSELQPIINVNNKLVQARDDLEVAKEMAHEDHEFQDEAARLESEVVVLEEQLADLLAPRDPHDGDDIVMEVKAGAGGEEAALFASEIVRMYQRYADKHGFAVEVLDSSESDLGGVKDMTLSIRSKTPSRDGAWSVFKFEGGVHRVQRVPVTESQGRIQTSAAGVLVYPEPDEVAEIEIDDKDLRIDVYRSSGKGGQGVNTTDSAVRITHLPTGLVVTCQKERSQIQNKARAMQVLAARLQAMAEEQAEAEAAEGRAAQIRTMDRSERIRTYNWPENRISDHRIGFKANNLDSVLNGELDDLFTALRAAERAERLEAE, encoded by the coding sequence ATGGCCCAGGTATCAGCAGTCGACGACATCGTCTCGGAGTACCAGGGAATTGAAGCTCAGATGGCTGACCCAGAAACAATGGGCGACCAGATGTTGTTCCGGAAATTATCCAAGCGCTACTCTGAGCTGCAGCCGATCATCAATGTGAATAACAAACTGGTGCAGGCCAGGGATGATCTGGAAGTAGCTAAAGAGATGGCTCACGAGGATCATGAGTTCCAAGACGAGGCAGCTCGTCTGGAATCTGAGGTTGTGGTTCTTGAGGAACAGCTCGCTGACCTTCTCGCGCCTCGCGATCCGCATGACGGAGACGACATCGTCATGGAAGTGAAGGCAGGCGCAGGCGGCGAAGAAGCTGCTTTGTTTGCTAGCGAGATTGTGCGTATGTATCAGCGCTATGCGGATAAGCATGGCTTTGCCGTTGAGGTTCTGGACTCCTCCGAATCTGATCTAGGAGGCGTGAAGGATATGACTTTGTCCATCCGATCAAAGACGCCTTCTCGTGATGGTGCCTGGAGCGTGTTCAAGTTTGAAGGCGGAGTTCATCGCGTGCAACGCGTTCCGGTTACTGAGTCACAAGGTCGCATCCAGACCTCTGCCGCAGGTGTGCTGGTGTACCCAGAGCCTGATGAGGTAGCGGAGATTGAGATCGATGATAAAGATTTGCGTATCGACGTCTACCGTTCCTCCGGTAAAGGCGGTCAGGGCGTGAACACGACTGACTCTGCTGTGCGTATTACCCACCTTCCTACGGGCCTTGTTGTTACGTGTCAGAAGGAACGCTCACAGATTCAGAACAAAGCTCGAGCCATGCAGGTTCTTGCTGCACGACTTCAGGCTATGGCTGAGGAACAAGCAGAGGCAGAAGCTGCTGAAGGACGTGCTGCTCAGATTCGCACGATGGACCGCTCCGAGCGTATCCGCACCTATAACTGGCCAGAGAACCGGATTTCAGATCACCGCATCGGATTTAAGGCAAACAACCTTGATTCAGTACTTAACGGTGAATTGGACGATTTGTTCACTGCACTGCGGGCCGCGGAGCGCGCGGAACGCTTGGAAGCTGAGTAA